ACGCTCCAGGCCAGGGTGTTTTTGAAGAAGTTCGTGGGATCCGTGACGTGGTAGCGCCCCATCAACTCACGCTGCACCTTGAACAGGTCCTCCGGGTAGCGCACGTGGGACATGACGTCACCCGACATTTCCGTGAAGGGCTTCACACTGGTGGGGAACACCTTCTGCCACGCCTTCAGGATCGGGTCCTCGGTGTCCCAGGCATACAGGTCAACTGAGCCGTCGTAGGCATCAACCGTTGCCTTGACGGAGTTGCGGATGTAATTGATGGACGCGTTCGGCAAGGGAGCGATGCCGCCGGCTGCGGTCAGTGAGTCAGTGGTGGCTTCCTGAAGCTGCTGCTGCTGCGAATACGGGTAGTAGGAGCTGGTGGTGTAGCCGTCCACAATCCACTTGACCTTGCCATCAACAATCGCCGGGTAGGGGTTGCCGTCCAGGGTCAGGTACGGGGCAACCTTGGCAACACGTTCGGCCGGGGTGCGGTCATAGAGGATCTGTGACTTTTCGTTCACGCCGTTGGTCAGCAAGAGGTCCGTGGATTGGAACTTCAGCGCGTACATGACGCGGTTGAACCAGTTGCCCACGTTGGGACCGGCCTGGCCTGTGAACGTTGTCAGGGTCTCGTCCGAGGCGTTGTCGGTGGCTGCCGGGGTGTTGCCCTGAGGGCGGTCCAGCTCGATGGGATCGGTCCCCTCCGGGGCACCCACGATTGAATAGTCGGTGGTGGACTGGCCGAAATAGACGCGCGGCTGGTAGCTGGTGTCCGTGCCCAGCTTGCCCACTGAGGGTACGCCCGACTGCATGAAGACCGGCTTGCCGTCCGAGGTGACGGTATTGCCATAGGCCGCCACAACACCATAACCATGCGTGTACACCAGGTGCTGGTTGTACCAGCTCTGCTGGTCCGGGCTGATGCCCGCGGGGTTCAGTTCGCGCACTGCGATGACAGCGTCTTGGACCTTGCCGTCGATCGTGTACCGATCAACGTTGAGCGTCTTGGGGAACTTGTAGTACGGACGGTACTGTTCCAGCTGCGCAAAGGTTGAAGAGATCAGGTTGGGGTCCAGCAAACGGATGTTGGCTGCCGTGTCGGCATCCTGGCGCAGCGCGCCGGCTTCCGCATCAACCTTGGCGTTGTAGGGGGTGACCTCCATGCCGGTCAGCCCGTAGGCGTCACGGGTCATGTTGATGTTGCGCTCAATGTAGGGCAGTTCCACGTTGCCTTCAGAGGGCTTGACCTGCCATTCCTGCACGGCCCACGGGTAAATGCCACCGGCCACGATGGCAGTGACAACCAACATTCCGGTGCCGATCAGCGGCAGCTTCCATTTGCCCATGAAGGCGGCAATGATGAAGAGCACCGCGACAATGATGGCTGCCGCAGCCAGGATGGCCTTGGTGGGGATGACCGCGTTGACATCTGTGAACATGGCACCGGCACGGTAGCCGCCGTTGTCCTGCACGGTCCCGTAGCGTCCCAGCCAGAAGTTGGCACTGAGTAGCAGCAGGAAAACACCGGCCAGGATGGCAATGTGGATCTGGGCCTGGCGGGACGTGAAGATGCCGCGCTCTGTGAGCCGGATGGCACCGTAGAGGTAATGCGTGAGCAACCCAGTGATAAAGGCGATCACGGTGACGCTGATCAGCATGCCCACCACGAAGCCGAAGAACGGCAGTGTGCTGGTGTAGAAGCTGATGTCCAGGCCAAATTCCGGATCGGTCTTGCCGAACGGGACACGGTTCAGGAACAGCATGACCTTGTCCCACTGGGCCATGGCGGCAGTCCCGGCAAACAGTCCAAAGACCACGGGTACACCGATCATGACGACGCGGCGCACCGGCTCAAGCTGCATCTGGTAGCGGTTGAGGTTGTCCTCACGGGCGCTGTCGGGTGCATAGATCGGCCTGGCCTTGTAGGCGGCCCGGATGGAGAAGTACACCCCCAGTGCCATGATCAGGAACCCTGCGAGGAAGATCAACAGCTTGGCAAGGCGCTCAGTCCAGAACACGCCGGAATAGCCCAGCTGGTTGAACCACAGGAAGTCCGTGTAATAGCCGGAGAAGATCGCGATGGCAATGACCAGTGCTGCGACCACCAAAATGGTGGGCAGCAGGGCGCTGCGGCGCTTCGGCCGGACAGTATTGCCGGGCGGTGGGGATGGGCGGGATGTCACTCTCTACCTCTTACTCAACTGATGTACTTGTATCTACTGGTCTCACGAACGGTTCGTGAACTATGTTCCGGATGATGCTCAATCGTTACTCGCAGCGGGGAAGTGCAGTGCTGTCCTTGCCGGAGCCAATGCTGGAAACTGCGTCATACGCTTCTTTGAGTGTATTGACTTTGAAGACCTCAAGCCCGTTGGGAATGTGTCCCACCACGTCTTGGCAGTTCGCGCCCGGGGCCAAAAAGTACTCCGCCCCGGCGTTCTGCGCCCCCACCATCTTCTGTGCGATGCCGCCGATGGCACCAACATTTCCGGCCGGGTCAATGGTTCCGGTGCCGGCGAAATGTTTTCCGCCGGTCAGCTCACCAGGCGTCAATTTGTCCATGATGCCAAGGGCGAACATCATTCCGGCGCTGGGGCCGCCAATGTTGTCCAACGCAAATTTCACGTCAAAGGGGAACTTGAACGTGTTTTGCAGGGCAATCCCGAGCAGGTATTTGCCTTCCGCACCCAGCTTCGGTGTGAGCGTCAGTGTCTTTTCGGCACCTTCGCGCCGCACGGCAATGTCCACGGACGCACCCTCGCCCTGGGCCAGCACCTCTTGAATGTCCTGCAGTTTGGCGATCTTCCGTCCATCGATGGTGAGAAGGACGTCGTCGGGCTTCAAAATCCCGGAGGCGGCACCGTCGGCGGGGATGGAGGCCACCGAAAGGTTGGACTCATACTCGATGCCGAGCACGGTCAGGGCAGCGGCGGTGGCGTTGTCCTGGGAACCTGTCATGGCGGCGGAGTTCTCACTGTTGACAGCCTCCTGACTGGTGCCTGGGGCGTAAATGAGCTCGGCCGGGTACACGGTGTGCGAAGGCGTCAGCCAAGACACCACGGCATCGGCGAAGCGGATCTGACTGTCGGGCAGCCCGCCGGTCATGTGCACCGTAGTCAGGTCCAAGGTGCCGGTGGTAGCGGGGAAACTTTCACGCCCGGAGACCGTGATGATGTCCTTGCCGTTCAACTGGCCGATGGTGTTGATGGCCGGGCCCGGGGACTCAACAACGTACGGGACGGGGATGGTCATGGCGGCGACGGCCAGCACCACCGTCAGGACACCGGAGACCACCATGAAGGAGAATCTGCGGTCGCGAACCGTCGTGGGTGGTTGCGCCGCATCCATTGACTCCTGGCTCAAAACCGTGCCTCTCCACGCTGGTCCGCGCTATCGCCTGCAACCGCAGAAAACAGTCGCCAAGCCCCTAGCCTACTGTGTTCAGATGTACTGTGCTTGTGCCCCTGCTGGGAGTTGGCCGTGAATGCCGGCCACCCTTTGCCTAGAGCGAACAGTGCCCGTCCACAGGGCGACAACGCAGGACGACGGCGGTAACGTGAAGTTATTCAGCGTCCACGCCAACGATCGGGCCATCATGTCTTCCACACCAGCCAACAACGACGACGACGACACACCGAAGGACCCCCTTCAGGAAATGCTCGCCAACCTTTTGGGCGGCCAGGGCATGGAAGGCTTTGACCCGGCCGAGTTGGCAAAGGCTGCCGGCCTGCCGTCCGACCCCAACGCCTTGGCGCAAATGTTCTCGCAGGTGCAGGCCATGATGAGTGGCTCCTCGGACACCCCCGTCAACTGGGACCTTGCCCGGGATGCTGCCCGCAAGGCGGCCGCCGGCGATGACCCGTCAGTCACCCCCGCCCAGCAAAAAGAGGTGGACGAGGCCCTGCGACTTGCCGAAATGTGGCTTGATCCGTTCACCGAACTGGCCCCCACCGCCATCATTGGCCGTGCCTGGTCACGCGCGGAATGGGTTGAGGAAACACTTGGCACCTGGCAGCGTTTGACCGAACCGGTGGCCAACAGCATCGCCTTTGCCATATCCAAGGCCATGAATGAGCAGCTCCCCGAAGAGATGAAGTCCATGGTGGGCGGTGCAGCATCCATGATGCAAAACATGGGCGGTGCGTTGTTCGGGCTGCAGCTGGGCCAGGCCGTGGGCGCGCTTGCCAAGGAAGTGGTTGGCTCAACTGACATCGGCATCCCGCTGGCAGATTTGCAGATGGCCTTGTTGCCGGCGAATGTCAAAGCCTTCGGCGAGGGTTTGGAGGTCCCGGAGCAGGAAATCCGCTTGTTCCTGGCCCTGCGCGAGGCAGCCCACGCGCGCTTGTTTGTCCAGGTCCCCTGGCTGCGCGGCCACCTGCTTGGAACCATCGAATCGTATGCGCGCGGCATCCACATCGACATGTCCCGCATTGAGGATTTGGCGCATAACATCGACCCGGCCAACCCGGAATCCATGCAGGCTGCCCTCTCCGAAGGCGTCTTCATGCCAGCGCGCACCCCGGACCAAGATGCCGCCCTGGCCAAGCTGGAAACCGCACTGGCACTTGTTGAGGGTTGGGTTGATGAGCTGACCTTTGAAGCAGCCGCCAACCTCCCGTCGGCTGCCGCCATCCGCGAAACCATCCGGCGGCGCCGGGCCACCGGCGGTCCCGCTGAACATGCCTTCGGCACCCTGGTCGGGTTGGAGCTGCGCCCACGCAGGCTCCGCGAAGCCGCTGCCCTGTGGGCTTCATTGAAGGAACAGCACGGCATTGCCGGGCGCGACGCCATCTGGGCCCACCCCGACCTGCTGCCCACCTCAGCCGACCTGGACGACGCCGCCGGCTTCAGCGCCCGCCGCACCGCCGAGGCTGCCTCCGAATCGGACGTTGATGCCGCGTTGGCCAAGCTGCTTGACGGCGGCTTCGATGATCCGGAGCCCGAAGAGGACAAATAAGCGGGAATTTGGCCCCGGTTGCAGGTTCGGCGGCTGGTTGGCTCTTGTGGGTGATGCATCGCCGCCAAGAGCCAACCAGCCGCCGTGCCGTTTTAATCGTCTAGGGATCCAGGTCGTCCCCACCCATTCCGCTGATGTTGCGGGCGGCGGCAAAGGAAGCCCCGGCGAGAAAGGCCTTCGCGGTTTCCAGCTCCGGATAGCCCTCCAATTCGGCCCAGAAAGCGGGGCTGTGGTTGGGATGGATCAGGTGCGCCAGTTCGTGCAGCACCACGTAGTCGAGCACCCATTCGGGCATGCCCTGCACATGGTGTGAGATGCGGATGGTTTTGCGTGCCGGGGTGGCAGAGCCCCAACGGTCATTCTGGTTGCTGACCCATCGCACTGAGTCGGGGCGGGCGCGGGAGCCGAGATACTTCCTGCTCAGCGACAGGCTGCGCTGCAGAAGCGCTTCGTCACTGGCGGGGATCCTCCGCTGCCGCTCGCGCCGGCTCGCCTCCAGCTTGGCGGCCATGTGCGGCACCCAGTATTTTTCTTCTTCCAGCGTCAACCTGGCCGGGACTGCTATGACCGCTTGACCGTCCTCCCAAAAAGCGCTCAGCCCGGTTTTGCGCCGGGCGGTGCGCCGAACAATCACTGGATTGCCGTTGCTGAGCAGGTGCGCGGAGACGGAGTCCCCCAGCGGGCCGGGGGTGCCGGTGCCAAGGGTTCGACGCGGGGATGCTGGTGCTGCCATGCATCGACGGTACAACGAATCCCGGCACTTTTTGTAACTGCCACAGCAAAATGTGGACAACCCCTGCCTGTGGATAACTCTGCACGCCGAGCACGCCAACGTGCCATGATCAGGACAGGGAAACACGCTGGAAGAGTCTGCTCAACAGTGCGGGAGGGCATCATGGCAACTATCAATCCGGGGCTTCGCATGGTTCGCCGTGGCGGGCACAGCGTTCAGATCGGCATGGGCGCAGGCGGGAAGATCCTGACCGGGTTGCAAGACGCTGAAATGGAGTTCGTGGAGGCATTGCATCACGGGATTGCCGACAAGAAGGTGATGGAGAAGGCCGCAGCCCTGGGTGTGGACATCCTGCGCGCCCAGGAAATTTGCACGAAGTTGATGGGTCTGCTCTTCACCGACGCCGACCTGCGCACGCAGGGTTTTCGTGCCGAACGCCTGCTCCCCGAACGCCTTGCCCTGTTAGGTTTGTATCAGGGCCCCTGCAATGACTTCATGACCCGTCGCGAGCAGGCAGTGGTCCATCTCATCGGATTGGGGCGCACGGGGGCTGCATTGGCCGCCGTGCTGGTCAGCGCCGGTTTGGGCACCATCTTGTTGGAGGATGACAGGGCGGTTGCGGCCGCCGATGTGGGCCCCGGCGCGTTTGCACTCAGCGACATTGGCCTGGCCAGGTCCATTGCCGTGCGGCGCCAGCTGCTGCGAATTGATCCTGGCACCCAGGCCCATGTGGTGCACGACGGCGGGGCCTCGGCTCCCGGCCCGGCTTGCCTTGACCTTGCCGTCATGGTGGGGCATGACACCGCCTCAGCAGAGACTGCAGCACGTTTTCTGGCGGCCGAGCGTCCGCACCTTTTTGTGTTGCTCCGTGAGCAGGACGGCACGAT
This genomic interval from Arthrobacter sp. PAMC 25486 contains the following:
- a CDS encoding UPF0182 family protein, translated to MTSRPSPPPGNTVRPKRRSALLPTILVVAALVIAIAIFSGYYTDFLWFNQLGYSGVFWTERLAKLLIFLAGFLIMALGVYFSIRAAYKARPIYAPDSAREDNLNRYQMQLEPVRRVVMIGVPVVFGLFAGTAAMAQWDKVMLFLNRVPFGKTDPEFGLDISFYTSTLPFFGFVVGMLISVTVIAFITGLLTHYLYGAIRLTERGIFTSRQAQIHIAILAGVFLLLLSANFWLGRYGTVQDNGGYRAGAMFTDVNAVIPTKAILAAAAIIVAVLFIIAAFMGKWKLPLIGTGMLVVTAIVAGGIYPWAVQEWQVKPSEGNVELPYIERNINMTRDAYGLTGMEVTPYNAKVDAEAGALRQDADTAANIRLLDPNLISSTFAQLEQYRPYYKFPKTLNVDRYTIDGKVQDAVIAVRELNPAGISPDQQSWYNQHLVYTHGYGVVAAYGNTVTSDGKPVFMQSGVPSVGKLGTDTSYQPRVYFGQSTTDYSIVGAPEGTDPIELDRPQGNTPAATDNASDETLTTFTGQAGPNVGNWFNRVMYALKFQSTDLLLTNGVNEKSQILYDRTPAERVAKVAPYLTLDGNPYPAIVDGKVKWIVDGYTTSSYYPYSQQQQLQEATTDSLTAAGGIAPLPNASINYIRNSVKATVDAYDGSVDLYAWDTEDPILKAWQKVFPTSVKPFTEMSGDVMSHVRYPEDLFKVQRELMGRYHVTDPTNFFKNTLAWSVPDDPTTEAVDKQPPYYLSLKMPGKDKTAFSLTTDFIPQEVKNTDSRNILYGFMAANGDAGNVKGVKSPDYGKLQLLQLPDATQVPGPGQVQNTFQSDPTVSEQLNVLKLGQSDVINGNLLTLPMGGGMLYVQPVYVQSTGSTSYPTLQRVLVAFGDKIGYAPTLNEALDKLFGGDSGAAAGDVGVQKPGTGGSAEGGTATPGAGDNAALTQALSDANTALQAGQAALAKGDFAAYGVAQKQLEAAIAAALAAEGAGATPAPEATPSPSAAP
- a CDS encoding PDZ domain-containing protein, giving the protein MSQESMDAAQPPTTVRDRRFSFMVVSGVLTVVLAVAAMTIPVPYVVESPGPAINTIGQLNGKDIITVSGRESFPATTGTLDLTTVHMTGGLPDSQIRFADAVVSWLTPSHTVYPAELIYAPGTSQEAVNSENSAAMTGSQDNATAAALTVLGIEYESNLSVASIPADGAASGILKPDDVLLTIDGRKIAKLQDIQEVLAQGEGASVDIAVRREGAEKTLTLTPKLGAEGKYLLGIALQNTFKFPFDVKFALDNIGGPSAGMMFALGIMDKLTPGELTGGKHFAGTGTIDPAGNVGAIGGIAQKMVGAQNAGAEYFLAPGANCQDVVGHIPNGLEVFKVNTLKEAYDAVSSIGSGKDSTALPRCE
- a CDS encoding zinc-dependent metalloprotease, which codes for MSSTPANNDDDDTPKDPLQEMLANLLGGQGMEGFDPAELAKAAGLPSDPNALAQMFSQVQAMMSGSSDTPVNWDLARDAARKAAAGDDPSVTPAQQKEVDEALRLAEMWLDPFTELAPTAIIGRAWSRAEWVEETLGTWQRLTEPVANSIAFAISKAMNEQLPEEMKSMVGGAASMMQNMGGALFGLQLGQAVGALAKEVVGSTDIGIPLADLQMALLPANVKAFGEGLEVPEQEIRLFLALREAAHARLFVQVPWLRGHLLGTIESYARGIHIDMSRIEDLAHNIDPANPESMQAALSEGVFMPARTPDQDAALAKLETALALVEGWVDELTFEAAANLPSAAAIRETIRRRRATGGPAEHAFGTLVGLELRPRRLREAAALWASLKEQHGIAGRDAIWAHPDLLPTSADLDDAAGFSARRTAEAASESDVDAALAKLLDGGFDDPEPEEDK
- a CDS encoding M48 family metallopeptidase; this translates as MAAPASPRRTLGTGTPGPLGDSVSAHLLSNGNPVIVRRTARRKTGLSAFWEDGQAVIAVPARLTLEEEKYWVPHMAAKLEASRRERQRRIPASDEALLQRSLSLSRKYLGSRARPDSVRWVSNQNDRWGSATPARKTIRISHHVQGMPEWVLDYVVLHELAHLIHPNHSPAFWAELEGYPELETAKAFLAGASFAAARNISGMGGDDLDP
- a CDS encoding TOMM precursor leader peptide-binding protein, yielding MATINPGLRMVRRGGHSVQIGMGAGGKILTGLQDAEMEFVEALHHGIADKKVMEKAAALGVDILRAQEICTKLMGLLFTDADLRTQGFRAERLLPERLALLGLYQGPCNDFMTRREQAVVHLIGLGRTGAALAAVLVSAGLGTILLEDDRAVAAADVGPGAFALSDIGLARSIAVRRQLLRIDPGTQAHVVHDGGASAPGPACLDLAVMVGHDTASAETAARFLAAERPHLFVLLREQDGTIGPLVVPGETACAECVDRNRTVVDPQWLDISAQLAAKAAHPPGRKPRAEHLENVALAMTLAGAAATQILLFLDAVNQPNSWSSVLTFHQDNGRWTRQEFSAHPDCGCQWQNQSLARISKTASP